In Deinococcus proteolyticus MRP, a single genomic region encodes these proteins:
- a CDS encoding SMP-30/gluconolactonase/LRE family protein — protein MSGALQAAQGGFLDLFPAGAQLTRLAGDFTWTEGPVWIPARGCLVFSDVRQNRTWRWTPGHGLAGGTGLEEEMNPSHHQNGHCLDAQGRLIACSHGDRAVLRQEEDGRWTTLAAEWQGRRLNSPNDVALHPDGSLWFSDPTYGIDKPEEGYGGEMEQPGRFVYRIAPDGTLSCPIQDRHKPNGLAFLSASELLLADTGDNSATHLYRVDGSRAEYVREAFRVDQGKTDGLRVDAEGRIWSSAGDGVHVLAPDGQELGRILVPETVANLCFGGADGTDLFMTATSGLYHLPTRVQGW, from the coding sequence GTGAGCGGCGCCCTTCAAGCCGCTCAGGGCGGGTTTCTGGACCTCTTTCCAGCCGGCGCCCAACTGACCCGGCTGGCCGGCGACTTCACCTGGACCGAGGGACCGGTCTGGATTCCGGCGCGTGGCTGCCTGGTGTTCAGCGACGTGCGCCAGAACCGCACCTGGCGCTGGACGCCTGGCCATGGTCTGGCAGGCGGCACCGGCCTGGAAGAGGAAATGAACCCCAGCCACCACCAGAACGGCCACTGCCTGGACGCCCAGGGCCGGCTCATTGCCTGTTCTCACGGCGATCGGGCGGTGCTGCGGCAGGAAGAGGACGGCCGCTGGACCACGCTGGCAGCTGAGTGGCAGGGCCGGCGGCTGAACAGCCCCAACGACGTGGCGCTGCACCCGGACGGCAGCCTGTGGTTCAGCGACCCCACCTACGGCATAGACAAGCCCGAAGAGGGGTACGGCGGCGAAATGGAGCAGCCGGGACGCTTCGTGTACCGCATTGCCCCCGACGGCACGCTGAGCTGCCCCATCCAGGACCGCCACAAGCCCAACGGCCTGGCGTTCCTGTCGGCCAGCGAGCTGCTGCTGGCCGATACCGGCGACAACTCCGCCACCCATCTGTACCGGGTGGACGGGAGCCGGGCCGAGTACGTGCGGGAGGCTTTCCGGGTAGACCAGGGCAAGACCGACGGCCTGCGGGTAGACGCCGAGGGCCGCATCTGGAGCAGCGCTGGCGACGGCGTACATGTGCTCGCCCCGGACGGCCAGGAACTGGGCCGGATTCTGGTGCCCGAAACGGTCGCCAACCTCTGCTTCGGCGGAGCGGACGGCACGGACCTGTTCATGACCGCCACCAGCGGGCTTTATCACCTGCCCACCCGCGTCCAAGGTTGGTAG
- a CDS encoding MFS transporter small subunit, whose protein sequence is MTRPSEQTASASPLLIALTWLVVLIPLAWGVWETLVKVTQLF, encoded by the coding sequence ATGACCCGACCTTCCGAACAGACCGCCTCCGCCTCTCCCCTGCTGATTGCCCTGACCTGGCTGGTGGTCCTGATTCCCCTGGCCTGGGGCGTATGGGAAACCCTGGTCAAAGTGACTCAGCTGTTCTAG
- a CDS encoding 2-oxoglutarate dehydrogenase E1 component, whose amino-acid sequence MTRPETIMSGGNAAFLDGLYEDYLADPQSVDPEWRAFFDAERGGVQERRHSAVQQAFYDLGRQNRRTVQATVPAGEASGAQQAISALITAHRVYGHLQAEFDPLGLHDKTLAPELNPEYYGLSAAQMNEQVKDGHFSGTVSQVLEQLRSIYCGPIGYEYNYLPSEEREWFQDQIERGGKRDGFTKEDKLRLLDRLNAAEGLEKYLHIKYVGQKRFSLEGSESFIPLVDRIITQAGKVPAIKEIVLGMAHRGRLNTLVNIFGKRPKDLFDEFEGKKVLSENPDISGDVKYHLGFSSDVKTQNGPLHLALAFNPSHLELVAPVVHGSTRARQDRRDETPEKMREVRRDNVLAITVHGDAAVIGQGVVMETLNMSRLRGFTTGGAIRIVINNQVGFTISDPRDSRSSRYCTDVAKIANAPVMHVNGDDLEAVAFAADLALAYRQQFGKDVFIDLVSFRRHGHNEADDPTMTQPIMYQKVKAHPGTLAVYAQKLIGEGVIDEAGVKALADTYRDRLDRGESVVDELTEDTVSDLGKRWAEYKQAAKESNWQSVAETAVSAEKLAELTDKMTTFPEGFELHRGVKRVMEARRAMGRGEQPLDWGMGEMLAYASLLDEGYNVRLSGEDSGRGTFVHRHAVVHDQRGLDPLKGDYLSLEFIRPGQGRAEVIDSTLSEEGVMAFEYGYSGSAPNTLVLWEAQFGDFANGAQAVIDQFIAAGETKWLGLSGLTLLLPHGYEGAGPEHSSARLERYLQLCAQNNMQVVVPSSASQIFHLLRRQMLRGYRKPLIVMTPKSLLRNKRAMSPLSELTEGRFRNVIGDQEVEKARRVVISSGKLHWEMFDAREEDREGYHGTALVRLEQLYPFPTEELAEELRRHPGAQVVWAQEEPENQGAWLLIREDLERTLAEVNLGHTLSHVSRKRAASTATGYSHVHVKEQAAVIAGALGEKISREDYEAQVKLTQEAGAQG is encoded by the coding sequence ATGACTCGACCAGAAACCATCATGTCAGGTGGCAACGCGGCCTTTTTGGACGGGCTGTATGAAGACTATCTGGCAGACCCCCAGAGCGTCGACCCCGAGTGGCGCGCCTTTTTCGATGCCGAGCGCGGCGGTGTGCAGGAGCGCCGGCACTCGGCTGTCCAGCAGGCTTTTTATGACCTGGGCCGCCAGAACCGCCGCACCGTGCAGGCAACGGTGCCTGCCGGTGAAGCCAGCGGAGCCCAGCAGGCCATCAGCGCTCTGATTACGGCGCACCGGGTGTACGGCCACCTGCAGGCCGAGTTCGACCCGCTGGGTCTGCACGACAAGACCCTGGCCCCCGAGCTGAACCCCGAATACTACGGCCTGAGCGCCGCCCAGATGAACGAGCAGGTCAAGGACGGCCACTTCTCCGGCACGGTCAGCCAGGTGCTGGAACAGCTGCGCAGCATCTACTGCGGCCCCATCGGGTACGAGTACAACTACCTGCCCAGCGAGGAACGTGAGTGGTTCCAGGACCAGATTGAGCGTGGAGGCAAGCGCGACGGCTTTACCAAGGAAGACAAGCTGCGTCTGCTGGACCGCCTGAACGCTGCCGAGGGCCTGGAAAAGTACCTGCACATCAAGTATGTGGGCCAGAAGCGCTTTTCGCTGGAAGGCAGCGAGAGCTTCATTCCGCTGGTGGACCGCATCATCACCCAGGCCGGCAAAGTTCCCGCCATCAAGGAAATCGTGCTGGGTATGGCCCACCGTGGCCGCCTGAACACCCTGGTCAACATCTTCGGCAAGCGCCCCAAGGACCTTTTCGACGAGTTCGAGGGCAAAAAGGTGCTCAGCGAGAACCCCGACATCTCGGGCGACGTGAAGTATCACCTGGGCTTTTCCAGCGACGTGAAGACCCAGAACGGCCCGCTGCACCTCGCGCTGGCCTTCAACCCCAGCCACCTGGAACTGGTGGCCCCCGTGGTGCACGGCTCGACCCGCGCCCGCCAGGACCGCCGCGACGAAACCCCCGAGAAGATGCGCGAAGTGCGCCGCGACAATGTCCTGGCGATTACCGTGCACGGGGACGCCGCTGTAATCGGTCAGGGCGTGGTGATGGAAACGCTGAACATGTCGCGCCTGCGCGGCTTTACCACCGGCGGTGCCATCCGCATCGTGATCAACAACCAGGTGGGCTTCACCATCTCGGACCCCCGTGACAGCCGCTCCAGCCGCTACTGCACCGACGTCGCCAAGATCGCCAACGCGCCCGTGATGCACGTGAACGGCGACGACCTCGAAGCGGTGGCGTTCGCGGCCGACCTGGCGCTGGCCTACCGCCAGCAGTTCGGCAAGGACGTGTTCATCGACCTGGTGTCGTTCCGCCGCCACGGCCACAACGAGGCCGACGACCCCACCATGACCCAGCCCATCATGTACCAGAAGGTCAAGGCGCACCCCGGCACGCTGGCCGTGTACGCCCAGAAGCTGATAGGCGAGGGCGTGATCGACGAAGCCGGCGTCAAGGCACTGGCCGACACCTACCGTGACCGTCTGGACCGCGGCGAAAGCGTAGTGGACGAGCTGACCGAAGATACCGTGAGTGACCTGGGCAAGCGCTGGGCCGAGTACAAGCAGGCCGCCAAGGAGTCCAACTGGCAGTCGGTGGCCGAGACCGCGGTGTCTGCCGAGAAGCTGGCCGAACTGACCGACAAGATGACCACCTTCCCCGAAGGCTTCGAGCTGCACCGTGGCGTGAAGCGCGTGATGGAAGCCCGCCGCGCCATGGGCCGCGGTGAGCAGCCGCTCGACTGGGGCATGGGCGAGATGCTGGCCTACGCTTCCTTGCTGGACGAAGGCTACAACGTGCGCCTGAGCGGTGAAGACTCCGGACGTGGCACCTTCGTGCACCGTCATGCCGTGGTGCATGACCAGCGTGGCCTGGACCCCCTCAAGGGCGACTACCTCAGCCTGGAATTCATCCGTCCTGGGCAGGGCCGCGCCGAAGTGATTGACTCGACCCTCTCCGAAGAAGGCGTGATGGCCTTTGAATACGGCTACTCCGGTTCCGCGCCCAATACGCTGGTGCTGTGGGAAGCGCAGTTCGGTGACTTCGCCAACGGAGCGCAGGCCGTGATTGACCAGTTCATCGCCGCAGGCGAAACCAAGTGGCTGGGCCTCAGCGGCCTGACCTTGCTGCTGCCGCACGGCTACGAGGGCGCCGGCCCCGAGCACTCCAGCGCCCGCCTGGAGCGCTACTTGCAGCTGTGCGCTCAGAACAACATGCAGGTGGTGGTGCCGAGCAGCGCCTCGCAGATTTTCCACCTGCTGCGCCGTCAGATGCTGCGTGGCTACCGCAAGCCCCTCATCGTGATGACGCCCAAGAGCCTGCTGCGTAACAAGCGCGCCATGTCGCCGCTGAGCGAGCTGACCGAGGGCCGTTTCCGTAACGTGATTGGTGATCAGGAAGTCGAGAAGGCCCGCCGCGTGGTCATCAGCTCCGGCAAGCTGCACTGGGAGATGTTCGATGCCCGCGAGGAAGACCGCGAGGGCTACCACGGCACCGCGCTGGTGCGTCTGGAGCAGCTCTACCCCTTCCCCACCGAGGAGCTGGCCGAGGAACTGCGCCGTCATCCCGGTGCCCAGGTGGTCTGGGCGCAGGAAGAGCCCGAGAATCAGGGCGCCTGGCTGCTCATCCGGGAAGACCTGGAGCGCACCCTGGCCGAAGTGAACCTGGGCCACACGCTCAGCCATGTGAGCCGCAAGCGCGCCGCCAGCACCGCGACGGGTTACTCGCATGTGCACGTCAAGGAGCAGGCCGCCGTGATTGCCGGCGCACTGGGCGAGAAAATCTCCCGCGAAGACTACGAAGCTCAGGTCAAGCTGACGCAGGAAGCGGGCGCTCAGGGCTGA
- a CDS encoding polyphosphate polymerase domain-containing protein — protein MSLSGLPSHLLAGFTPISLDELSGAELMDRRESKFTLPASELPQLLQTLHRHYRALTIGGTALQGYASRYFDTPEFGFFHDQHVRKNRRHKVRWRRYASTGAGFLEIKRREGSATRKVRVPSQGDLAQQSDFLAAHGIDAAQLHPAVDVLCERLTLVRTGPVPERVTLDLNLRLISERGGAEYLFPGVVIVELKSEVAAQHTHFAGFAAQFGLRPDRVSKYSVGVALHYPQVKSNLVQPQLRLLRRVQQQAGLT, from the coding sequence ATGAGTTTGTCAGGATTGCCGTCTCATCTGCTCGCTGGATTCACGCCCATCTCACTGGACGAGCTCTCGGGAGCCGAGCTGATGGACCGCCGCGAATCCAAATTCACCCTGCCGGCCAGCGAACTGCCGCAGCTGCTGCAGACCCTGCACAGGCACTACCGGGCCCTGACCATCGGCGGGACCGCGCTGCAGGGGTATGCCAGCCGCTACTTCGACACCCCGGAGTTCGGGTTTTTCCATGACCAGCATGTCCGCAAGAACCGCCGGCACAAGGTCCGCTGGCGGCGCTATGCCAGCACCGGCGCCGGCTTTCTGGAAATCAAGCGCCGGGAGGGCAGCGCAACCCGCAAGGTGCGGGTGCCGTCGCAGGGCGACCTGGCACAGCAGAGCGATTTTCTGGCAGCACACGGCATCGACGCGGCCCAGCTGCACCCCGCTGTGGACGTGCTGTGCGAGCGCCTGACCCTGGTCCGCACCGGCCCGGTGCCCGAGCGGGTCACGCTGGACCTGAACCTGCGCCTGATCAGCGAGCGGGGGGGCGCCGAATACCTGTTCCCCGGCGTGGTCATCGTAGAACTCAAGTCGGAGGTGGCGGCCCAGCACACACACTTTGCGGGCTTCGCGGCGCAGTTCGGGCTGCGGCCTGACCGGGTCAGCAAGTACTCGGTAGGGGTGGCCCTGCACTACCCCCAGGTCAAGAGCAATCTGGTGCAGCCCCAGCTGCGGCTGCTGCGCCGGGTCCAGCAGCAGGCGGGGCTGACCTGA
- a CDS encoding L-lactate MFS transporter, whose amino-acid sequence MGFLDREHSVAPAGWNRWLVPPAALAVHLSIGQIYGYSVFNKPLARQISGDLSAAQGAAGDWSLFQVGLIFSVALFFLGASSALFGKWVEREGPRKTMFVSALLFCSGFVVAALGVRMHSLPLIILGNGVLGGIGLGLGYISPVSTLMKWFPDRPGLATGMAIMGFGGGALLGSPLGTALMSRFAGDGTLGVSSAFLWMAGIYFLMMMFGAFLVRVPREGWKPEGWTPAPQQAGGMISQHHVLVDQAMKTPQFWLLFAVLFLNVTAGIGVLGQASVMIQEMFSDRVLGAGNGVTAAAAAGFVGLLSIFNMAGRFIWSSTSDRIGRKPTYMIFFALGTLLYLLVPQLGQMGSLALFIAATCVIISMYGGGFATIPAYLRDLFGTRNVGAIHGRLLLAWSAAAIVGPTLLNGFRDRQIAAGVPAAQAYSTVMYIMAGLLVLGFIANLLVKPVAEKYWAPAEEAATPPTPLQGASK is encoded by the coding sequence ATGGGGTTTCTCGACCGTGAACATTCCGTGGCGCCGGCCGGCTGGAACCGCTGGCTGGTGCCGCCGGCCGCCCTGGCCGTCCACCTGAGCATCGGGCAGATTTATGGCTACTCGGTCTTCAACAAGCCGCTGGCCCGCCAGATCAGCGGTGACCTGAGCGCCGCGCAGGGTGCTGCCGGCGACTGGTCGCTGTTTCAGGTGGGCCTGATTTTCAGTGTGGCGCTGTTTTTCCTCGGCGCGTCCTCGGCGCTGTTCGGCAAGTGGGTGGAGCGCGAAGGACCGCGCAAAACCATGTTCGTCTCGGCGCTGCTGTTTTGCAGCGGCTTCGTGGTGGCGGCCCTGGGCGTGCGGATGCACAGCCTGCCGCTGATTATCCTGGGCAACGGCGTGCTGGGCGGCATCGGGCTGGGGCTGGGCTATATCAGCCCGGTCAGCACGCTGATGAAGTGGTTCCCCGACCGCCCCGGCCTCGCCACCGGCATGGCGATCATGGGCTTCGGTGGCGGCGCCCTGCTGGGCAGCCCGCTGGGCACCGCACTGATGAGCCGCTTTGCCGGCGACGGCACCCTGGGCGTGAGCAGCGCCTTTTTGTGGATGGCCGGCATCTACTTTCTGATGATGATGTTCGGGGCCTTCCTGGTTCGGGTGCCGCGCGAAGGCTGGAAGCCGGAAGGCTGGACCCCCGCGCCGCAGCAGGCCGGCGGCATGATTTCGCAGCATCACGTGCTGGTGGACCAGGCCATGAAAACCCCGCAGTTCTGGCTGCTGTTCGCGGTGCTGTTCCTGAACGTGACCGCCGGCATCGGTGTGCTGGGGCAAGCCAGCGTGATGATTCAGGAAATGTTCTCCGACCGGGTGCTGGGGGCCGGCAACGGCGTAACGGCCGCCGCCGCCGCCGGTTTTGTGGGCCTGCTGAGTATCTTCAACATGGCGGGGCGCTTTATCTGGTCGTCCACGTCCGACCGTATCGGGCGCAAACCCACCTACATGATTTTCTTTGCGCTGGGCACGCTGCTGTACCTGCTGGTGCCGCAGCTGGGGCAAATGGGCAGCCTGGCGCTGTTCATCGCCGCGACCTGCGTGATTATCAGCATGTACGGCGGTGGGTTCGCCACCATTCCTGCCTACCTGCGTGACCTGTTCGGCACCCGCAACGTGGGCGCCATTCACGGCCGGTTGCTGCTGGCCTGGAGTGCGGCTGCCATCGTGGGGCCTACCCTGCTCAACGGCTTCCGTGACCGCCAGATTGCCGCCGGCGTGCCGGCTGCGCAGGCCTACAGCACCGTGATGTACATCATGGCCGGTCTGCTCGTGCTGGGCTTTATCGCCAACCTGCTGGTGAAACCCGTCGCCGAGAAGTACTGGGCACCCGCCGAGGAGGCGGCCACGCCGCCCACCCCACTGCAAGGAGCCTCCAAATGA
- a CDS encoding dCMP deaminase family protein: MTRPSFDQLGMETARLWATRSADPKVKVGACILDHHHRVVGVGYNGRAAGEPNERESLAQGASGFIHAEVNALLAANWNGEGHTLYVTHEPCATCARLIVNSRRISRVLFAQNYAEEVRVGAGLPSGAGILEAAGIEVQHVE, translated from the coding sequence ATGACCCGGCCCAGCTTCGACCAGCTGGGAATGGAGACGGCCCGGCTGTGGGCCACCCGCTCGGCCGACCCCAAGGTCAAGGTGGGGGCCTGCATTCTGGACCACCATCACCGCGTGGTAGGCGTGGGCTACAACGGCCGGGCCGCTGGCGAGCCGAACGAGCGCGAGAGCCTGGCACAGGGAGCCTCGGGCTTTATCCACGCCGAAGTTAACGCCCTGCTGGCGGCCAACTGGAACGGCGAAGGCCACACCCTCTACGTGACCCACGAGCCCTGCGCCACCTGTGCCCGGCTGATCGTCAATTCGCGGCGCATCAGCCGGGTACTGTTTGCTCAGAACTACGCCGAAGAAGTGCGGGTGGGCGCCGGCCTGCCCAGCGGCGCCGGGATTCTGGAGGCCGCCGGAATCGAGGTGCAGCATGTCGAATAA
- a CDS encoding ArsC/Spx/MgsR family protein produces the protein MAQNPVQIFGTKKSKGARAAERFFKERGVKIHYVDLTQRPLAKGELTRFVQKFGLNALLDMEGKAYRDAGLEYLRVTDDRLLEKMLQDPGLLRLPLVRGGKVLAVGEDAAAKAAWAEMVQ, from the coding sequence ATGGCGCAGAACCCGGTTCAGATTTTCGGCACCAAGAAAAGCAAAGGCGCCCGCGCCGCCGAGCGGTTTTTCAAGGAGCGCGGCGTCAAGATTCATTACGTGGACCTGACCCAGCGTCCTCTCGCCAAAGGAGAACTGACCCGTTTCGTGCAGAAGTTCGGGCTGAATGCCCTGCTGGACATGGAGGGCAAAGCCTACCGGGACGCTGGGTTGGAATACCTGCGGGTCACCGACGACCGCCTGCTGGAGAAGATGCTGCAGGACCCGGGCCTGCTGCGGCTGCCGCTGGTACGCGGCGGCAAGGTGCTGGCGGTTGGAGAAGATGCCGCGGCCAAAGCAGCTTGGGCGGAGATGGTGCAGTGA
- a CDS encoding thymidylate synthase: MRQYLDYLSHIMEHGTDKADRTGTGTRSVFGYQMRFDLQQGFPLVTTKRVHLKSVIYELLWFLRGESNVGWLQDHGVTIWDEWAREGGKLGPVYGVQWRSWPDYGGGQIDQIAQVIEQIKQNPDSRRLIVSAWNVAQVGEMALPPCHLLFQFYVADGRLSCQLYQRSADSFLGVPFNIASYALLTMMVAQVCDLEPGEFVWTGGDCHVYHNHFEQVERQLKREPRPLPKMHLNPAVKDIFAFRYEDFTLEGYDPHPGIKAEVAV; encoded by the coding sequence ATGCGCCAGTACCTCGACTACCTCTCGCACATCATGGAACACGGCACCGACAAGGCCGACCGCACCGGCACCGGCACCCGCTCGGTGTTCGGCTACCAGATGCGTTTCGACCTGCAGCAGGGCTTTCCCCTGGTGACCACCAAGCGGGTTCATCTCAAATCCGTCATCTACGAGCTGCTGTGGTTCCTGCGCGGCGAGAGCAATGTGGGGTGGCTGCAGGACCACGGCGTGACCATCTGGGACGAGTGGGCGCGGGAGGGCGGCAAGCTGGGGCCGGTGTACGGCGTGCAGTGGCGCAGCTGGCCGGACTACGGCGGCGGGCAGATAGACCAGATTGCGCAGGTCATCGAGCAAATCAAGCAGAACCCCGATTCGAGGCGCTTGATTGTCTCGGCTTGGAACGTGGCCCAGGTGGGCGAAATGGCCCTGCCGCCCTGCCACCTGCTGTTTCAGTTCTACGTGGCCGACGGGCGGCTCAGCTGTCAGCTGTATCAGCGCAGTGCCGACAGCTTCCTGGGCGTGCCGTTCAACATCGCCTCCTACGCCCTGCTGACGATGATGGTCGCGCAGGTCTGCGACCTCGAACCCGGCGAATTCGTCTGGACGGGCGGCGACTGCCACGTGTACCACAACCACTTCGAGCAGGTGGAGCGGCAGCTGAAGCGTGAGCCGAGGCCCCTGCCGAAAATGCACCTGAACCCCGCCGTCAAGGACATCTTTGCCTTCCGGTACGAGGACTTCACGCTGGAAGGGTACGACCCGCATCCCGGCATCAAGGCGGAGGTGGCGGTATGA
- the ruvB gene encoding Holliday junction branch migration DNA helicase RuvB, whose product MTGTESNDAALRPRSLTEYVGQAKLKDKLGVYLQAARGRGEALDHTLLFGPPGLGKTTLAHIIAYELGVNIRVTSGPAIEKPGDLAAILTNSLEEGDVLFIDEIHRLGRVAEEHLYPAMEDFKLDIVLGQGPAARTIELPLPRFTLVGATTRPGLITAPMRSRFGIIEHLEYYTAEEIAQNLLRDARLLGFDLDEAAALEIGGRSRGTMRIAKRLLRRVRDFTEVAGEPCISLERAHDALDKLGLDSAGLDDRDKKYLETLIHRFAGGPVGLDTLATAISEDALTLEDVYEPFLIQLGFIKRTPRGRVATAHAYDHLGLPPGNDLGFYVN is encoded by the coding sequence ATGACTGGAACAGAATCAAATGACGCAGCTCTGCGCCCACGCTCGCTGACCGAGTATGTGGGGCAGGCCAAGCTGAAAGACAAGCTGGGGGTGTACCTGCAAGCGGCGCGGGGGCGCGGCGAGGCGCTAGACCACACCCTGCTGTTCGGCCCGCCAGGACTGGGCAAGACCACGCTGGCGCACATCATCGCCTACGAGCTGGGCGTGAATATCCGCGTGACCTCTGGCCCCGCCATCGAGAAGCCGGGTGACCTGGCCGCCATCCTGACCAACAGCCTTGAGGAAGGCGACGTGCTGTTCATCGACGAAATCCACCGCCTGGGCCGCGTGGCCGAGGAGCATCTGTACCCGGCGATGGAGGATTTCAAGCTGGATATCGTGCTGGGACAGGGCCCGGCGGCCCGCACCATCGAGCTGCCGCTGCCGCGCTTCACGCTGGTCGGCGCCACCACCCGCCCCGGCCTGATCACGGCGCCGATGCGCTCACGCTTCGGCATCATCGAGCATCTGGAGTACTACACCGCCGAGGAAATCGCCCAGAACCTGCTGCGTGACGCCCGGCTGCTGGGCTTTGACCTGGATGAAGCGGCCGCGCTGGAAATCGGCGGGCGCAGCCGCGGCACCATGCGCATTGCCAAGCGGCTGCTGCGGCGGGTGCGTGATTTCACGGAGGTGGCCGGCGAGCCCTGCATCTCCCTGGAACGGGCCCACGACGCCCTGGACAAGCTGGGCCTGGACAGTGCCGGCCTGGACGACCGCGACAAGAAGTACCTGGAAACCCTGATTCACCGCTTTGCCGGCGGGCCGGTGGGCCTGGACACCCTGGCCACCGCCATCAGCGAGGACGCCCTGACTCTGGAAGACGTATACGAGCCGTTCCTGATTCAGCTGGGCTTTATCAAGCGCACGCCCAGAGGCCGGGTGGCGACCGCCCACGCTTACGACCACCTGGGCCTGCCGCCCGGTAACGACCTCGGATTCTATGTGAACTGA
- a CDS encoding dihydrofolate reductase — translation MSNKTPELVAIVAMTENRVIGRDGGMPWHLPADFAHFKRLSLGRPNVMGRRVWDSLGGKALPGRTNIVLTRQQSFGAPGALVAHSPAEALALAHAHLGPENEIAIIGGEEVYRLYLDDLTRVELTLIHTRLEGDTFFPELPGEWDTVAERERPADERNRYDLTFRTLVRRG, via the coding sequence ATGTCGAATAAGACTCCCGAACTGGTCGCCATCGTCGCCATGACCGAGAACCGCGTCATCGGTAGGGACGGCGGGATGCCCTGGCACCTGCCCGCCGACTTCGCGCACTTCAAGCGGCTCAGCCTGGGTAGGCCCAATGTGATGGGCCGCCGCGTCTGGGACTCGCTGGGCGGCAAGGCCCTGCCTGGACGCACCAACATCGTGCTGACCCGCCAGCAGAGCTTCGGGGCCCCGGGGGCGTTGGTCGCCCACTCGCCGGCCGAGGCGCTGGCCCTGGCCCACGCGCATCTGGGCCCAGAGAACGAAATCGCCATCATCGGCGGCGAGGAAGTTTACCGGCTGTACCTGGACGACCTGACCCGCGTAGAACTGACCCTGATTCACACCCGGCTGGAAGGCGATACCTTTTTCCCGGAGCTGCCCGGCGAGTGGGACACCGTGGCCGAGCGGGAGCGCCCCGCCGACGAGCGCAACCGCTACGACCTGACCTTCCGCACGCTGGTTCGGCGCGGGTAG